A single region of the Peromyscus eremicus chromosome 16_21, PerEre_H2_v1, whole genome shotgun sequence genome encodes:
- the Srgn gene encoding serglycin has protein sequence MQQVPMGSRLVLVLAFILVWGSSVQGYPARRARYQWVRCNPDGSNANCVEEKGPLFDLIMDASTNLLRPSMNDPALMRGFPDDIIPISEDISGSGSGSGSGSGSGSGSGSGSGSGSGSGFLADLEWEYQPADESEAVYYNYRPLDRMPHEQNQEQPEDLII, from the exons ATGCAGCAGGTTCCCATGGGCAGCAGGCTGGTCCTGGTTCTCGCCTTCATCCTGGTTTGGGGATCTTCGGTTCAAG GTTACCCTGCTCGGAGAGCCCGGTACCAGTGGGTACGCTGCAACCCTGACGGCAGCAACGCAAACTGCGTGGAGGAGAAGGGACCACTGTTCGACCTCATCATGGACGCATCCACCAACCTCCTCCGCCCATCGATGAACGATCCTGCTTT gATGAGAGGATTCCCAGATGATATCAtccctatttctgaagacattTCTGGGTCAGGCTCTGGCTCAGGTTCGGGATCTGGCTCCGGGTCCGGGTCGGGCTCCGGCTCTGGTTCCGGCTCAGGAAGTGGCTTCCTAGCTGACCTGGAATGGGAGTACCAGCCAGCAGATGAAAGCGAGGCTGTCTATTACAACTATAGGCCTTTAGACAGGATGCCCCACGAGCAAAACCAAGAGCAACCAGAAGATCTGATTATATGA